A region of the Lepidochelys kempii isolate rLepKem1 chromosome 24, rLepKem1.hap2, whole genome shotgun sequence genome:
TAGCTGGAAGGtcactgcagggctgagcccaacGGAGAAAGGAGGCTTAATCCAAAAAGTCCCTTACTCCCCTCCATCTTCCAAAGGATTAGACTATCTGATGATCACTAATTTTAATTCCCCTGCATTCCAGGGAATTATGGAGGACAAACGCAACATCCCAATCATCGAGTGGGagcatctggacaagaagaagTTCTATGTGTTTGGTGTCTGCATGACCATGATGATCCGGGTGAGCGTTTACCCCTTCACGCTCATCCGAACACGGCTGCAGGTCCAGAAGGGCAAGAGCCTCTACAACGGGACCTTTGATGCCTTTGTGAAGATATTGcgggcggaaggggcagctgggcTGTACCGGGGCTTCTTGGTCAACACCTTCACCCTAATTTCAGGCCAGTGCTACGTGACCACCTACGAGCTCACCCGCAAGTACGTATCCAAGTACAACAACAGCAACGTGGTCAAGTCGCTGGTGGCCGGCGGCTCAGCCTCTCTGGTGGCACAGAGCATCACGGTACCCATAGATGTCGTTTCCCAGCACCTCATGATGCAGCGTGAGGGTGAGAGCATGGGCAGGTTCAAAGTGCGGTACCAAGACTGCAAACGTAATATGATCTTCGGCCAGACCAAGGACATCCTTGTACAGATCTTTAACGCCGACGGACTGAGAGGCTTCTACAGGGGCTACGTGGCCTCTCTGCTCACCTATATTCCCAACAGTGCCGTATGGTGGCCTTTCTACCACTTCTATGCAGGTAGGTGGAACACGGAGGCTTCCACAATGACTTGGCATGGGCAGCTACTGGGCACTTTGGGGTCTGAGTGCTTAAATGTGAATGCTCCCTGATTTTCAGTAATCCCTTTTTTTTCGACATTACTCCTTGGGGCATTCTGCCCCAAAACgttaaattctgcacacagtattttaaaattctgcaaaattccgcaaattttatttgtcaaaataacaccatataatcacatcagtttccattattttggtaatttatttcaaaataccggtctgcaagtatgtctgtaacagaGCAGACAGACatacaaaaattcccccaggaatagagttaaagaaacccctatgacaacccagttcctgtttctctgtccccttactctcccctcactccctgccaccccccccaccgagcccagccagggggccagacAACCACAACCTCTCCCTAGCTGTGGGGTCCCCCATACCAATacacctgaaccccctcccccacataacccagccatgggatgcccctAGCCCAGATACCTGCACTCACTCCCCCTCCACAGCTCAGCCACAGGACCCCTGAGCCCAGCtacaggaccccccccccccccaattgcaCAGATACCTacactcccagagcccagccacagggcccTCTCTTGCCCAGATACCGCCCCCCTCCAGAGCTCAACCAtggccccctcccagcccagtcacctgctcctctcttcccccagagcccagggaccGAGAAGGAAagcctgatgcttggtcccaggcttgcataGAGTTTTCTGCGCGCTGCCCTCTCCGttcttcagggcatgctgggaactgcagctgccaggaaccctctagctccctctccctctccccagcagtgtcttctctCTGTGAGCTGGGGTCTGCTGGGCCCAGTGCTGGCTATCAggactgcagcccatttctgtgggggaaaggaaattctgcgagCACAACATtaagttctgcaaaattctgcattgcgcagtggtgcagaattccccccggAGTATTACATGTAATTATGAAATTACTAATTCAGGACTCAATCTACTAATTTTGCAAGGTAATTTTGTAAGCATGCACACACATTAAAAAAGTGCATCTCTCTCACTGCTACTGAGGTCCGACGAACACAGGAAATAGTGTCGCGGCTGCTGGCGTTATTCTCCACCGCCCCACGGCACCTGTGCACTGCACAGTGAGACTCTGAAAGGAGGCAAGCTGCAGCAATTGTTTGAGGTGATGGATTCACCACCTAACCCACAGCATGCGTTGCAGTCTAACTGCCCAGAATGGACCCTGCTGGCCTATATTAATGTGCACTCAATAGATAGTgcgcaccagcagggtctgcacGGGGCGGTTAGAGCACAACATGTAGCCGGTGGCTTGTGCGGGGAATCCAACACCCCGAGCCCTACAATGCCCTATCAGACCCTCCCTACACGGCCTTCTGGGGAGGAGAAGTcggaggggcaggaggaggcagtGGCAGCGGAGGAGAGGGAACGCAACaaagaagggagaagagaaggatcATCCTGGGATAGATGTCTTGGCCACGGTAATTAAGGGCCCTAGGCAGCATAGGAGGGCAGCTTTCCTAGGGTCAGTCCACCCCTTCTTCTTGTTTGGGGATTGTTTTTACATAAATATTCCTAAACGTCTCAGAGCAAGGCTGTTATCTctgtaaatgagatcagagtcCCAGCCACAGTGATTCGCACTCATGCACTTGAACTGACTAGGGGCTGGAAAGGCGTTTTCCCCACAAGGCACAAAGGCAGAGAGTGGGTCAGGGGGGTATGACTGTCCCCTGGAGCATTGAGCAGCCATCATCTCTTGGATCAGGTGGCTTGTATCCCATTTGATCACATTCTTTAATCAGTGGAGAGCGAAGCATTGATAGACCTCAGCTCTGGCAAGAGAATGGCAtggtctaacccagtggttctcaaccactgGTCCAGGTCCCcttggggggctgtgagcaggtttcagggggtccgtcAAAATAAACCAGAAAACAGGCCctgcgttagacttgctggggcccagagtagaaagctgaagcccgagccctgccgcccagggctgaagccaaagcctgagcaacttaccATCACGgggccctgcttgctaccccataATACTGACCCTGGCTTTGAATCTACTGCATATGCAGAAAACTTCTtgttgtggcacaagtgggccatggagtttgTATAGCGTGTTGCGGGGGCCTTAAAGGAAAAAGGTCGAGAACCGCTGGTCTACACACAGGACTGAGAGCCAGGGATTTGAGTATTAATCCCAGCTCTTATATGctgtgtgtggccttgggcaagtcatgtggCACATCTGCCAGGACTTCCCCATCAGTTACTTGTGGATCATACTTGCCTCCCACACAAGAGTGTGGAAGAGCTGATGTTCACGTAATGGTTTGAAAATTAAAACTGTTTCATATGTGTGACTTGTACTTTCTCAAGTGTGGAATGTGGGGCCCTTTAGGTTGCAAAAAGACTTCTAGGGTATGAAATCCCTTAGCAGAGCCAGGAAATGGAGCTACAAGCAAGTTCAGCTGTGGTTGTGCATCTAAACAAAGATATGCTTGTGTTCAATAGGTTTTAATCCTCGGGCCAAGCCTACTGTtacatcagtggctctcaacctatCCAGACTCCtgacccctttcaggagtctgatttgtcttgcgtacccccaagtttcacctcacttaaaaacgacttacttacaaaatcagacctaaaaatacaaaagtgtcacagctcatTATTACTGAccaattgctgactttctcctttttaccatacacttataaaataaattgattggaatataaatattgtacttacttttcaatgtgtagtatatagagcagtataaagtcgtatgaaattttagtttgtactgacttcgctagtgctttttatgtagcctgtagtaaaactaggcaaatatctagatgagttgatgtacccccggaagacctctgcgtaccctcaAGAGTACACgtaccccaggttgagaaccactgtgtgaCATAACAAAGCTTTCAGGAGATCATTGTTCCTGTGCAGAATGCCTCCGGACTCAGCTAATTTGTACAATACAGGTGATACTCGGGCTGTTACCAAACTGTAAAATTTCTAGCCCAGCTGATACCTTTGTCTCCCACTAGCTGTTTGGCGGGTGTGTCATTCCACAAGGGGATTTGTTGGCTGTGATTGCTGTACAGTGCACTTCACTGATTCTCAGGGTTTGCCACCATTAAAAATACAGGCATCCCATGTGTCCAGCTCACTCCTCAGAGTTGGCAGATCCTATTAGCGAGGCAGAGAATTGCCTTGGTACGTGGGTCTTGGACCACTTGCTGGTTACAGTCGGCACGATTGCTTTTAATGCCACAGCTCTTATTTCTCCAGCTCTTGGGACACTGTTGTGGTTTGAGCTTCCCAGTAGCTGCAATCCTTACCTTTGAAATCTGCTCTGCCCTGTTTCATCCAGCTGCTGCTTCAGCACACAAAGCGCAGTGTTGGGTTGTAAAATCTCCACGGTGTAtaggtgcttttttaaaaaggtgtggGGTATAAACTATCCACAGTTCAGATAAGCTCCATTCTCTCCTCCCAAAACCTG
Encoded here:
- the SLC25A44 gene encoding solute carrier family 25 member 44 isoform X1, which translates into the protein MEDKRNIPIIEWEHLDKKKFYVFGVCMTMMIRVSVYPFTLIRTRLQVQKGKSLYNGTFDAFVKILRAEGAAGLYRGFLVNTFTLISGQCYVTTYELTRKYVSKYNNSNVVKSLVAGGSASLVAQSITVPIDVVSQHLMMQREGESMGRFKVRYQDCKRNMIFGQTKDILVQIFNADGLRGFYRGYVASLLTYIPNSAVWWPFYHFYAEQLSRLTPKDCPHLLLQAISGPLAAATASTLTNPMDVIRARVQVEGKSSIILTFKQLMAEEGPWGLTKGLSARIISATPSTIVIVVGYETLKKLSLRPELVDSRHW
- the SLC25A44 gene encoding solute carrier family 25 member 44 isoform X2, with the protein product MEDKRNIPIIEWEHLDKKKFYVFGVCMTMMIRVSVYPFTLIRTRLQVQKGKSLYNGTFDAFVKILRAEGAAGLYRGFLVNTFTLISGQCYVTTYELTRKYVSKYNNSNVVKSLVAGGSASLVAQSITVPIDVVSQHLMMQREGESMGRFKVRYQDCKRNMIFGQTKDILVQIFNADGLRGFYRGYVASLLTYIPNSAVWWPFYHFYAALSPDA